The genomic interval ACTTGCTCGTGATACTCCCGGGCAACTTCTGGCGTCAGGGTGACATCGTCCAGCCTGGGCGCAGCTTGACCGTCCTCATCGGCAATCATTTCCATCAGTAGCACGCCATCCACGAACCCCAGGGGTTGCGGCACCCGCACGCCGGCAGACGCAAGGCGATAGAGGGCGTCCACCTCGGCGTTCAGCCAGGCATCTTCCTGCTCTTTCTGGCCATACCGGGTTTTCTTGCTCATGGCTCGGGCGCGGCGGCTGTTGCGTACTTTGCGACCTTCCTGGTATTCCACTGCTTGCTTGAAACTGCGTTTCTGGGCTTCCTTGAATACCTTGGCACAACGCAACTGGTCGCCACAGCGAACCACGTATACCTGGGCTTCCTTCCCGCTCATAAGCTGGTACATCACTTCATCCACCATGCCGTCGTCGACAAGGGGCTGTAATCTCTTCGGTACTTTCATAGCGCCTTTCTGATTAACAGTATGCAGGCCCGCCGCGCGCTTGGGCCCTTGGCAGGGTCAAGTTGAGGCAGGGGATAACTGGATTGAAGCATAGCTTACTTGAGTCAGCGCACCACAAACACTGAAATATCGCTGTGCTTCACAATGTTGCCAGCGTTGGAATGGAGGATATGCAGGCGGTCTCCCACTCCGGGGGCGTGTGAGGCCATAACGATGAGATCGGCGCCGGTATCCTTGATGGCGTCAAGGAGTTTGTGGTCGAGCTCTACGGCGGTGTCGGGTGTCGCCAGCACTTCACTGCTGGTGCGCAGGCCATGGGATTTACCCTGTTCTTCGGCAAAAACCTGAAGTTTATCGGCGAGTTCCTTGGGATTGTGCGCCGCGGCACCGGGAGTAGTGTTGGTTACGGTGACGTAGCAGACGGCGGCATTGTAGTGCTTGGCAATATCGACGGCTGTGTTCAATGCTTTCGAGAGCTTCTCGGTATGTGCCAGATCAACGGGCACCAGAATCTTGCTGTACATGATCCCTCCCTGCATTGCGTGTCGTGCAATCATTCATGTTACGAGCTTACTCTAAGCATGGCACGGGCTAGGGGATCTGCAAAAAAAGGGCATAAAAAAAGGCAGCCGAAGCTGCCTTTTTTCGCGGTTATTGCTTAATCCGTTAAGGATTACAGAGCAACAACGTTCTCCGCCTGAGGACCTTTCTGGCCCTGAGTCACGGTGAACTCAACTTCTTGGCCTTCGGCCAGAGTCTTGAAACCACCGCCTTGAATAGCGCTGTAGTGAACGAATACGTCCGGGCCGCCTTCACGAGTGATGAAACCAAAACCTTTCGCTTCGTTGAAGAACTTAACGTTGCCGGTAACTGTAGACATATTAAACTTTCCTGAATTTGATCTTTTAAATGTGCCGTCAGACTATCGTTGTGATATCCGATCAGCATTGTGCGGGAAACAAAAAACTGGCGTGATCAAAAACAGGACGTACGACTTATTACAGCTACAATGCGTCTTATTGATGAAATGCTTTGCTAAATCTTTCCAACGGCAGCTACATTACCTTACAAGTTTCCAAATGCAAAGGACTTTCTCATAAGCATAAACCCGTGGACGTGCGAATCTCCGCGGTCAGGCTGTCCAGCCGGCAGGGTCTGGCGATACCAAAGCCCTGGGCGTAATCCACCTGTACCTCCCGCAGGGTTTCCATGATCTCCATGTTTTCCACGTATTCGGCGATTGTTTTCAGATCGAGAAAATGACAAAGCTCGTTAATCGACCGCACCATGGCGTAGTTGGTGAGATTGGTCGCCATGTCCTTCACAAAGATGCCGTCGATCTTCACGTAATCAACCGGCAGCTTCTGCAGGTAGGCATAGGATGAAAGGCCGGTGCCAAAATCATCCAATGCAAACCGACAGTCCAGGCGCTTCAGTTCGCGCATGAAGTCGGCGGCGTAGTGCAGGTTGGCGACAGCAGAAGTCTCCGTCACTTCAAAGCAGATTTTCGGGGTCAGGTTTCGATTGGCCCTCAGTAGTGCTTCCAGGTCCAGCATGAACCGGTCGTCACTGAGCGACGCGCCGGACAGGTTGACGTTGAGCGTATCAATCCCTTCCAGAATGTCTGGGTTGCCGTTCATCCAAGCGAGTACTTCCTGCACCACCCACAGATCCACCCGGGTACTGCGCCGGAATTTCTCGGCCGCTTCGATATACGCCTGCGGCGAGATCTGGTTTCCGGCTGAGTCCGTGAGCCCAAGGAGAAGCTCGTAGGATTTGCCGCCCGTTACCGTATCAATCAACGGCACAATCGGCTGGGCGCGAATGAACAGGCTGCCGTCGTTGATGCTGCGATCGATTTCGGATACCCATTGCGGTGTCTCCGGTTTGGCCAGCGTACTCGAGCTCTTGACCAGTTCCACTCGGTTTCCACCCAACCGTTTCACTGATTTCAGTGACAGACTGGCTGAGTTCAGCAGGTCTCCAGCCGACGACTCTGCGGTATCTGTAATAGGGCACACGCTCACACTCAGGGTTGCCTTATACGCAGCGTCGTCATGGGTGAATTCCTGATCCTCGAACGCCTGGCGTAGGTGCTCGGCAAAATCCAGGCTCTCCTCAATGGCCGTGCCATCGATCAGGATGGCAAATTCGTTGCCGCTGATTCGGCCAGCATGGGGCTCCGGTTGATGCGACGCACAGTGTTTCTGTACCAACGCGCCTGTGGCCTCAAGCAGTTTGTCACCGGCCTTGGCGCCGTAGGTAGAGTTAATGACGCTGAACTCGTCGATATCGAGAACCACAAGTGCCCCGTTACCATCAGCGATCGCACCTCGGGCTAGCACCGCGGACACCAGTTTTTCGAAGTCATGGCGACGCATGCATTTAGTCAGGGCGTCGTGCGTTGCCTCGAAATTGAGCCGGCGATAAACGTCCTGAACCATGTTGAACAGGCTCTGGTCGACAAAGGGAATATCGCCTTCTTCAATCAGGGACGCGGTTCCCAGGCGCAGCTTTTGCACAAACTCCTGAAAATCAAAGCTGATTTCACTCATGCCCGTGGGCGACAGGAAAACAAAGCGCAGCACATCTTCACCGCCCCACACCAGTCGTAGTTTGCGGGTTTCGCCGGAGTCCAGTGTGATCTCGACCCAGTCGCCGACGGTCAGTTCACGAGCCCGTTTGGCCCAGCGGTCAGTCTTTGCTTCGGACGGCTCCGGCTCGGGTTTCGGCTTTTCGCCATAAACCTCCAGGTATGCGGTGGTGATGCTTTTCTGTCGCTGAAGTTGTCCGGTTAGCTCAGTCATCAATGACTGGAAACGCGCAATGTCGCCAACGGTACGAAGCTCTCGGTCAATGAACCTCAGAACATTGGCGCTCTCCAGCTCCCGCTCGAATGCCAGCTCATCATCTGGTGCATCCAGAGAGTCCGGGGTGAGCCAGCTCTTCAGGAGCTTCACAACTTCCAGCAACTCACCGTAGTAATGACTGCCCGGGCCCTCCCGCAGGAGTGCGAGCACCATCAGCTGTTCCCACCCGGCCGCAAGTAATGTCAGCAGTACCGTTGGAATCTCCTGGCCGCCGACAATGGTATTGAGTTCCTGCTGTACCAGATTGCGGGTCTTTTTGAGCCGCTCTTTACCTTCCAGTGTCTTGGCGAGCCGTTCGGAATTCCTCACGAAGGACTGGTCCTGCCGCTCAACCAGGGTTTTGAGCTTGCCGTTAAGAAGCTGGAGCTGTTCGGAATCCAGGTTCTCGGCGTTGATGAGGTCTTCAATGATGCCGGAGACGGTGGTCTCCAGATTTTTGGTGGACGCGCGTTCAGCCAGACACAGTCGCATGAGGTCGTTCAGGATTTCGCGCGCGGGATGGTCCTCGTCATTGAGGAACTCGGGGGTATCGAGCAATGCCTCAAAAACCGGGAGCTTCAACTGCTCCAACTTGTCCCGCAATCCGCCCGAAATTCGCTGCTGGGTTTGCAGTGGCGCGAACAGCTGATCCACAAGGCTGGCCTTTGCCAGCGTCGGCTCATCAACCGAGTTGCCAAAATCCGGATCCGCCTCTGCCAGCTCCCTTAGGGCCTGGCTGAGCTCTGGTTGTGAGGTCTGCAGTTTCTCAAGCAAGTCAGACCGTCTCGGTTTTAGGTCGGCGCAGAACTGAGGGCTTGATTGCTGCCAGCCGACCAGATCGGCATCGCCTCCGTGTGCAAGTCCCATCAGCCGGAACAGCGACTGGTCCGGGGTGTGGGCTTGATGGTGATCGGGTTGCGAGGGGGCAAAATGTTCGTCGGTATCAAACTCGGTGTCGTCTTCGGCCGTGTCCGCCGCCCGTTCGGTCTCGACACTGCTGGCTCCCCGTGCCGACCAGTTTGGTGGCAGTTGTGCAAAGCCGATGGTATTTAATCCGTTGTGGGCGCAGTCATCTATGAGGGCTCTCATAGAGGGCGCCCACACCTCCCGCAGCGACGATTCGAATGCGGAATAGATGGTGTGGCGGTGTTCGTTGGCGATGCCCAGACGATCGATTGCGTACTGCAGGCACGTGCACAGGGCGCCAGGAGTAAGTGGATTGTTGGACTCGGTAATGTCCTTACGGAAGATCTGATTCAGTAGTTGGTGCAGAGCAAACAGGATGTCGGATTGCTCGCCCGCCAGTCGCGCGGCAACGGTCTGAAGGTCCAGCCAGTCCTCGAATGCTTGCTGTTGAAGGACGTGAAGTTCCGCCCCTTGTCCCTGCTCGCCACGGTTGTCGGATATTTTCGTGTTGTTGCCAGTGAATCTCGCCTCGAAATCCTGGCAGATCTGGGGCTGGCGGCTGGCAAAAATAAACCGCATGTCCTTTAGACGGGTGATTTCCCGCATCTCCGCGGCATTTTCGAGTTCTTGCTCGATCATTTTCCCGGCGGTATCCAGGAAGTCGGGCAGCAATCGCTCAAGCAGGTGTATGGCGTGTTGCTGGTAAAGACGTTTCAGGCCATCCATTGAGGCCTTGTCCGCAAGCACATATCGCCGACCTATTACCTCATGCGGCGCGTTGAGGTTGGCAAGCACGCTGGCGGAGGGCTTGGCCGTCAGAACAAGCGTTTTACCCGCGCTGGCGCGCAGAATGCCCCTTAAATGCAGCCGGGAATCCAGGCCGCCGCTTCCAAGGATGTGCAAATCAACCTTGCCAGGATCGCCCGAGGCAAAGCGGCTGATCACTGCAGGGGAGGTCAGTTGACTGATATAGAGCAGAGCCGTGTCGCCCTCCACCTCAATGCGAGAGACAACGCAACCACAGGGATTCAGTGCCGGGCAGACGAGAAGTGCATCCTGCAGGAGCTTCGTACTTTTTACCCTTCGGGCTGAGATCATTACCGCCTTCCTGAGCAGCGATGCGTCGGAACATACGAGTGTGAACTTGTTTTCAGATTAATGGCATAGTCGCAGAATGCAAAACATAAATGCCGCTCAAGTACATTCTGGAGGACGCCATGAAGTTTATTTTCGAGGTCCGCATGAAAGATGGGCACGCGTCGGAGGAATACGCTGAGGCTTGGGTACGAGCCAGCGAAATCATCCAGCAGGCCCCTGGTGCCCGGGGCACTGAACTGCACCGCAAGATTGGCGATCCCGATACCATGATCGCAATCGCTCGCTGGGACAGTAAAGAGGCCAGAGATGCCATGGAGTCGAAACATAATTCCAGCGTAGCTGAGATTATTCGAAGCGTCGCACCGTTCGTGGAAATCACGCCGCTGGGTGAGTTTGAGGAGCCTGAGTGGGTGGTTCAGCCTCCGAGTGAAGGCCATTAACAATTACTGACGCTGAATTTGCCGTTCAGTTTGGCGACATGTTTAGAGCTGGTGCTGCGTCACGAAATTCCCATTTACATATCGTTACACTGCCTCAAAACCAATTCAGGGCTGGGGGTTATCGTGTCTTTAAAGGGACTTATCGTCGGGTTGTTGTGCGCTGTTTCGATTGTTGGTTGTGGCGGGAGCAGTGATGGCGGTTCCGGCTCTTCGGCACAGACGAAGGGAAGTACATCCGATGTCGAGGTAAAAACCGGTTACTTCGTTGATGCACCCGTTTTTGGCCTGAGGTACCGAACCAATTCTCGTGCCGGAACTACCGATGAGCTTGGCCGGTTTGACTACCTACCCGGTGAAAGAGTCGTTTTCAGTATTGGCGGAACCGTATTGGGCTCGGCGGAAGCCGGCGACATCATGACACCAGGCAGCCTGGACGATACCGGTCAGTGGGACGGCCCTCAGGCCATCAACATTGCACGGCTCCTGATCACATTGGATGCAGACCAGAATCCGCTCAATGGCATTCAAATAACTGACGAAATGCATACCGTGTTCAGTGATCTGGAGTTCGATCTGTCCCAGGACTCCGAGAGGCTCGGTGCGTCCAGCGCCCTTCAGCGCGCCATGCAAGAGGCTGGCAGGGTCGGCCTGGTCAGCGTCTTCGCAGCCCGAAACCATCTCGCGTATGTTGCCCAGCGCCTGCCGGAGCAGCCCACCGAAGCCGACATCATCAACTTGATCGACACTGGCCCGAACTATACCGGTCGCCAGACCCCGATGACGGCGACACCCGACAACCTCCGTAAGGCGGCGCAGGTGTTCTGGGCGGACCCGAAGGATATCGCCCCGGATCTCCACTGGCTTTCTCGAACATTCGATCCGGTACTGCTGCGAGAAATGATCGATCGCGATCTGCGCGGCGAGGTGCAGCCCTATGGTGTCCGGTTGTACGGGGATATAGCCGTTAATACGGAAGGAGAGTTCGAGTCAGCCAACCTGCTTGTCTCGCTTGATGGGTACTCGAATGACCAATGGGTGTACAGAGGTGCCATTTATGCACAGGTGTCCCATGACCCTGAGTTGAAACTAACGCATGTACCCACAGGCGAGATAGAGGACGATGAGATCGAACTGAACGCTTACGAGTACGCTCTTTTCTTCGACAATCTCCAAGTGAGTGCCAAGTATAAAAAATGTAAAAATTCTGGCTCAGCGCAATGCATCGAGGCTGATTTAGAAGAAAGTAGCAAGGATGATACGGTTGTTCTCGGTATTCATGGAGGCATCAACATTATCCGGGCACTGGATAATCCTTTTCAGACATATTCGCTTATGGATCTGACCCTGCGAAAACTTAATTCGGAGGAGTTCGTTCACCTTGTCGCTGAAGCTCCTCATTGGTATTCGGAGCACGGAGAGGCGCTGCCGGAGGATTTGGCTGCAGGCACCCAATTGTCGGGTACCCTGAATGTGATGCATTGGGAACTAGGTGCCTACAGCATTAATGGAACGGTAAGCGCGAAGACCCAAAACGGTCCGGTTTCTTATGCGCATTTCAATTTTTCCCGTGCAGACGGCTCCAAGTTTGGTGAACTCAGAACGATTCCACTTCCATCGATTGTTGCATTGGAGGAGCGTGTTCGTTCCGAGGTTTTCACTCCGTCGGGGATCCCATCTGGCGAGTTCGATGTATACCGGTTAGAAACGCCTTTAACTGGCGAGGAGAAATTAACTGAAGCATCGCCGGTTTGGGCGTTCGATACTATTCGCTACGAAATTGTTGGCGATACGACGGATCCGACAATTCCCGTTGAGGTAGTTCTGAAGAATCCCCCGTTTCCGATAGACCCAGATGGGGATCCGGTTATTGACTGGGAGTTTAGCTGGATTGTGAATGGAAAGAAGGCCTATGCCAGTTTCGACGAGTTTGGAACTTCACGGCTTCCATTGGTGCTTGGGCTTCAATCCACCGCGACCACCGTCTGCATTCGCAATCGCACCACCTACGAAGATACGGTGATGGATATCGCGCTCGGCATTGACCTGACCAGAGAGACGGGCGTTGAGCACACGGTCAATTTCGAGGATGCAGTCTGCGATAGCCTCTGAGAAAGCCATCCAAAAGAAAGCTAAGCCCTTATTAGGTTGGGGAATTGCCTGCTATCTTAGGAGACAACACTAACCAATAAGGGCGACCAATGTTGGAATCCGTAGAAGCAGGCTTGCGTGCCTGGCTGGTACCTGCGCTATCGGCCGCGGTGTCTGTGCTGCTTGCTTACATTGGATTCCGCCTGGCGCTCGGTTTGTTTCACCGACTCACCCGGCGCAAGGCGGTTCCCCGGCTCTTTCTCGATGCCTCGGCCCGGGCTCTGGGTTTTGTGGTCTGCCTGCTCGTGCTCAATGGCGTGCTGGAAGCGGCACCCTCCGACCTGCGCTTCCTGCCTGAGTTCCAGCACCTCGCAACTCTGCTGTTGATCCTGTCTGTCACCTGGGCCCTGGTGCGCTGTACCTCGGCCATCGGCGAGGTCATCGTCACCCTCAATCCGGTCCTCGAAAATGAATGGAAACGGGCCAGGAAAGTAGAGACCCAAACCCGGTTCCTGGTTCGGGGCCTGAATATCCTGATTGTGATTCTCGGCCTGGGTGCCGCCCTTATGACCTTTGAGTCAGTGCAGCACGTGGGCGGCAGTCTGCTGGCGTCAGCCGGTGTCGGCGGTATCATTCTGGGGTTTGCTGCCCGCCCGGTGCTGGGCAACCTGTTGGCGGGGATGCAGATTGCGCTGACCCAACCCTTCCGGATTGACGATGTGCTGAACGTTCAGGGCGAGTGGTGCTGGGTTGAGGAAGTGACTGCAACTTATGTGGTGTTGAGAGTCTGGGATCTGCGACGGTTGATCGTGCCGTTGCAGTGGTTCATCGAAAACCCGTTCCAGAACTGGTCAAGAAACGCCGCCGATCTGCTGGGCACCGTGTTCCTCCGGGTGGATTACACCATGCCGTTGTTTCCGTTGCGGGAAGAGTTTGCCCGCCTTTTAAGGCAAGCGCCCCAGTGGGATGGCAAGACTGAAACCGTTCAGGTGACTGATTCCGACGACACTACTATCCAGGTCCGGTTTCTGATGAGTGCGCCCGACTCCAGTCAGACCTGGGACTTGCGCTGCGCTGTGCGCGAGGGGCTGATTACCTTCATGCAGGAGAACTACCCCGAATACCTGCCCAGGATTCGGGCCCGCATGCTGGATCCTGAACAGCCCGGGGAGTTGTCACCGCCGCCACGGTGAGCGTGGCCCTTCCAGGCGTTCGCCGTGCCACTGGGGAATCTCGCCAAAGCGTGAGCTGCGGGCTTCCCAGTCCTGCTCGGCCTGAACGATTTCCTGTTGGGAGTAACCCACATAATTCCACCACATGACGACGTCCTTCTCTAACGGCTCACCACCGATCAACAGCAGGCGAGTGCCCGCCGTGCAGTCGATGGTCAGGGTGTTGAGGTTGGCTCCGAGGTAGGCCAGTTCATCGGCTTCAAAGCGCTCACCTTCAATGTCGCAGGTTCCGGTCAAAGGCAGGAGGCCGTATTCGAAACCGGGCTCCAGGGTAAGCCTGATGCTCTGGGGCAGTTCACAATCGATGTCCAGGGCCATGATAGGTGAGTACTGAAGCGTGTCGGCGGTTCTGGATTCGTACTGCCCGGTTAGCAGGGTCCACGTCGCTCCCTGGTTCTGCCAGCGGGGCAGGGTGGGGTAATGATCAAAACGTGGCGTGGTGTCGCGTTCTGCTTCCGGGAGCGCAATCCACAATTGCGCCGCATGCAGCGAGCGCTCGCCAAACACGGATTCTTCGGTGTGGCTGATGCCGTTACCGGCGGTCATCAAATTAACTTCACCCGGGCGGATGGGCTGGCTGGTGCCCAGACTGTCCCGGTGCAGCAGCTCGCCTTCAATCATCCAGGTAAAGGTCTGCAAGCCGATGTGGGGGTGGGGGCCTACCCGTAACCCCATCTCGGACTCATCAAACGTGACTGGACCGATGTGGTCCAGGAAACACCAGGCGCCTATTTGTCGGCGCCCGCGAGTGGGAAGATTCCGGGCAACTGGAATGCCGCCGACTTCCCCGATTCGGGCCTGAAAACGTTGTGTCATAAGCTTTGCCTCGCTCACTGTAGCTTCAGCATGATCCTGCCGGGCTGAAACGACAAGTGTCTGGCCAGAGGCAATCCCACTGAACGTTTCAGAAATTTTGGGCGCCGGGTTGTCGGCTCATGGTTAGCTGGGTAATTATGATAAGCCGCGAGCCTGGTGGGTGTGTCCAGGCGAACAAAATAATAGCAATGAAGGAGTCCTCTTTTGTCTGATCTTGCCACTTATGAAAGTTTCAACGTTGAAGTAAAGAATCAAGTTGCCCACGTTCAGTTCAGTCGCCCGGAAGCGCTGAATTCCATGAACAAGGCATTCTGGCTGGAACTGCCGAAGTGCATGCAGGATATCGAAGCGAATTCCGACGCGCGGGTCATCGTGATTTCCAGCACTGGCAAACACTTCTCTGCCGGGATGGACCTGGGCGTGTTCAGCGACCCGAAGGCGGTGCCCATGAGCGGTGATCCCGGCCGCATGGCGGAGAATCTGCGCCGAGTCGTATTGCAGTTGCAGGACACCCTGACGTCGCTGGAGAAGATCAGACTGCCCGTGCTGGCGGCCATCCACGGTGGCTGTATTGGCGGTGCCCTGGACCTGGTCTGTGCCGCCGACAGTCGTTACTGCACTGAGGACGCGTATTTCACCATCAAGGAAACCGAGCTGGGAATGACGGCCGATGTCGGTACCTTGCAACGCCTGCCGAAGCTGATGCCCGAGGGCGTGGTGCGTGAGCTGGCCTACACCGGTCGTAAGTTTTCTGCCCAGGAAGCGCAGGGCCTCGGTTTTGTGAATGCCACCTACGAGAACCAGGACGCCATGCTGGATGCCGTCATGGCGATCGCCGGCCAGATTGCCGCCAACTCGCCGCTGGCGGTTACCGGCTGTAAAGAGATGCTCAACTACAGCCGTGACCATTCCGTGGAGGACAGTCTTCGTTACATGGCAACCTGGCAGGCGGGAATGTTCCGCCCGGGCGATATGATGAAAACCTTCCAGGCCAAGGCCCAGAAGCATATGCCGGAATACGATGACCTGCTGCCGATGAAGGGCCTGTTCGAGTCCTGAATGGCTAAAGGTTCCGGGTCCAAAATGTCCGCTCGGACCGCTCTGTTGTTTCAGGGCGGAATTGGCGTGGTTGGCTTGATCGCCATTGCGCTGTTCGACATCCCGGTGCAGAACAGTGGCCTGTCCTGGGCGCAGAGCCTGGGCTGGGGCTGTCTTGGTGCGTTGGGCACCTATGGATTGCTGGTTCTGCTGACCCGCGTGCCCGGGCTTTTCCCGGATAACCTCGAGCGCCAAATGCGCAACCTGCACGACTTTGCGGCCAGTTTTGGCTGGCCGACGCTGGTTGCGCTGTCTATTGTCGCTGGGGTTGGCGAGGAGCTGCTGTTTAGGGGGGCGGTGCAGGGCTGGCTGACACAGAGTATGGGAGCCGTCGCGGCTATTGCCGTTGCCTCGGTGCTGTTTGGCCTGGTGCACTACGTTTCGTTTACCTATTTCCTGGTCGCAACGGGGCTTGGGCTGCTGCTGGGTATTGCCTACGCGCTGTCAGACAGCCTGGCCCTGGTCATGATCTGGCACGCCATCTACGACGTGATTGCACTGTTCTGCCTGCTTCGTTTCCCACACTGGTTTGGCGTTAAACCCCGCCCTCATCAGTGACCGCTTTCTTTCCCCGCAGTGCCTTTGCGCGCTTCAAAATTGGCCAGTTCAACGTTGATGGCGTTGGTGGATATCTGTATCTCGTAGAGCGAGTACAGCAGCGACATGGACAACAGCACCAGGCTGATGCCAAAGGCAATAACACCCGGCAGCTCGGAGCCCAGAAACAACAGGAACATGGACACGGTGCACAGGAAAAAGCTGAGCACCCCAAAGGCCTGCATTCGCTTGGTCAGGGTAATGCGTTGACGCAGCATGCTGATCTGTCGGGCGATGAGGGAATGGTCCTCCTCGGTGTCCATCTGTTTCAGCTGCCGAATCAGCTGGGCGAGCACCAGAAAACGGTTGGTGTAGGCCAGCAGCAAGAGCGAAATGGCTGGAAACAGCAATGCAGGTGTTGTCAGGTCCACGTTTGGGGTCCTTGTGTTGCTTCAAGCGTTATTACACGGGTGAGACACCGATTAGCAACTGGTGCGCCCAAACCACAGTAACCACATAAACCGCCAATCCGGCAACGACCGCAATGATGTCGTTGGCTTTACCCGCGGGCAGGGTGGGCGCTGTGCGCTGGGGCCGACGCTTCAGGGAGATGCGGTCCACCACCGCCCAGGCCAGAAAAGTGCCGAACAGAAGCACATCGTGCAGCATGCCGTTGGCCAGCAGGTGCGCCAGGGCCCAGAGTTTTACCGCCACCAGCATCGGGTGCTTGAGTGTGGTTTTGATGCGCCCGGGCAAGTAGGCCGCAAACAGCAGTGGGAACACCGGGATC from Marinobacter sp. LA51 carries:
- a CDS encoding DUF2721 domain-containing protein, with the translated sequence MDLTTPALLFPAISLLLLAYTNRFLVLAQLIRQLKQMDTEEDHSLIARQISMLRQRITLTKRMQAFGVLSFFLCTVSMFLLFLGSELPGVIAFGISLVLLSMSLLYSLYEIQISTNAINVELANFEARKGTAGKESGH
- a CDS encoding NnrU family protein gives rise to the protein MATLIAGLVLFLGIHSLSIVNEPLRNRLQSSLGEAPFKGLYSVIALIGLVLIVVGYGSARLEPTVLYTPPGWLRHMAMLLLIPVFPLLFAAYLPGRIKTTLKHPMLVAVKLWALAHLLANGMLHDVLLFGTFLAWAVVDRISLKRRPQRTAPTLPAGKANDIIAVVAGLAVYVVTVVWAHQLLIGVSPV